From the Pirellulales bacterium genome, the window AGCGATCGCAAGATCGCGCCAAACACCACGGGCACGTGCCCCATGAAGTTCACGAGTCCGTCGATCACGAATCGATCGAACCAATAGGTGGCCGCGGCCAGCAAACGGAGCGGCCAGACGATCAGCACCTCGTAGATGGCGTCAATGTAGAATTTGCCCGACGAAAGCTGGTACAGCCGCAGCCCAGCCGGGGAGCTCATCCAGCGTGTGAGTTGCTCGATCTGCTTGCGATCACCTAGATAGAAATACGCGGCCAGTCCCACGCCCGAGATCGCCACCAATGTGCTGAAGGCCGCAAGTCCCAAATGACCGTGTCCGCCGCCATGCTCGGCCGTGGCCTGAATTCCCTCATAGGCCAGCGATGGCGTGTGCCCGAGAAAATGGACGAACGTGTGCCCCCATTCAAACACCGCGCCAACGGCCAGCGCGCAGAGGGCCAGGACCATCAACGGTATGGTCATCACCGACGGAGACTCGTGCGCATGATGACCGGCCTCGGGCGGAACGCGCTGGCGTCCGTAGAACGTCAGGAACAGACCGCGGAAGGTGTAGAACGCTGTTAGAAACGCAGTGAAGAGCGAGGCCCAAAACAGCACGGTGTACAGATTCACTCCGACCCCCGCATGGCTGCGGTCGCCGATGGCGCCGATAACGGCATCCTTGCTCCAAAAGCCCGCGAAAGGGAAGACGCCCGAAAGCGCCAGGGCCCCGAACCAGAATGTCCAGAACGTGGTGGGCAAAAGGAAGCGCAGCCCCCCAATGCGACGCATGTCGATCACGCCCCCCATGGCGTGCATGACGCTGCCGGCCGCCAGGAACAACAAGGCCTTGAAGAAGGCATGAGTAAACAAATGAAACATGCCGGCCGAGATGCCAGCCAAGGTGCCGGCGCCCAGCCCAAGGAACATGTAGCCCAACTGGCTGATCGTGGAGTAGGCGAGCACACGTTTCAGATCTGTTTGGGTGACGGCAATCAGCGCGGCCAATAGCGCGGTGAACCCGCCGATGGCAGCCACGACTTCCTGCGATTCGGGAGCCGCGACGAACAACGGCGTACAACGGGCCACCATATAGACGCCGGCCGTGACCATCGTGGCAGCGTGAATCAAGGCACTGACCGGAGTAGGACCTTCCATCGCATCGGGTAACCACACGTGCAGCGGGAACTGGGCGCTCTTGCCGCACGCACCCGTTAACAAGCACAGACAGATCGCCAATCCCAACGTGCCACCCACGTACAATTCGGGACTTGCCAGGCGTGTCTGGCCAAGTATGCCAGCCACGGCTGCGGTTCCCTCGGCCGCGGCGGTATCGTGAAAGTTCAACGTCCCATAGGTGACCCACAACAGGAACAGGCCAATGGCAAAGCCAAAGTCCCCCACGCGATTGAGCAG encodes:
- the nuoL gene encoding NADH-quinone oxidoreductase subunit L, which encodes MFEGDNIKTLMVLIPAMPLASTLITALFGRSLLRERSHLPTIFAFVASFVLSLFLLFEVRARVAEVAHAADASHGSAAVTDAAAAPAQPGSVGVEVVHTLWTWARLGDEYQHPTVDVDGQPAPSDVSGRDFDFVVDVSLRADPLTAIMLCMVTFVSSLVALYAVGYMHDDRGYWRFFTYVSLFVFSMTMLVSVSNFVMLYVFWEAVGVCSYLLVGFWYEKPAAVAAGKKAFLLNRVGDFGFAIGLFLLWVTYGTLNFHDTAAAEGTAAVAGILGQTRLASPELYVGGTLGLAICLCLLTGACGKSAQFPLHVWLPDAMEGPTPVSALIHAATMVTAGVYMVARCTPLFVAAPESQEVVAAIGGFTALLAALIAVTQTDLKRVLAYSTISQLGYMFLGLGAGTLAGISAGMFHLFTHAFFKALLFLAAGSVMHAMGGVIDMRRIGGLRFLLPTTFWTFWFGALALSGVFPFAGFWSKDAVIGAIGDRSHAGVGVNLYTVLFWASLFTAFLTAFYTFRGLFLTFYGRQRVPPEAGHHAHESPSVMTIPLMVLALCALAVGAVFEWGHTFVHFLGHTPSLAYEGIQATAEHGGGHGHLGLAAFSTLVAISGVGLAAYFYLGDRKQIEQLTRWMSSPAGLRLYQLSSGKFYIDAIYEVLIVWPLRLLAAATYWFDRFVIDGLVNFMGHVPVVFGAILRSLQSGMVQFYALVMVLGTLVLIGTLFIWPMG